In one window of Xylocopa sonorina isolate GNS202 unplaced genomic scaffold, iyXylSono1_principal scaffold0047, whole genome shotgun sequence DNA:
- the LOC143432169 gene encoding uncharacterized protein LOC143432169 — protein sequence MSIDVRSLIKKRSLVKAHITRIFNYIKQSESLEKYVLEVRKQKLGEHYSFFVKIQSHIDEQNDNVDEDLAQIEIENLYYDCAYFINKYFYEAESIARVPNPMISTSPSITTANTIFPKIHIRPFKGDFAEWHNFFDTFESLVHENDSIPITHKFHFLKSYLTGNAKRYNRPRKIVQCHIRTLFELPDTVKNSLTSLRAFVERAEMHINALKALKQTVEWHEMLIYIITSKLDKIMRTKWERSIDEDKSPTYEEIIVFLHKFSRDAEPGNLFSADHLEVKNKGTLADRSGHSKPRNQSHNLVTTQSIPQCVVCYQGHYIQQCPTFLSKSPKDRFKCARTNKLCVNCLRNTHTTEACSAINCRQCNRRHHTVLHFHTVNDSDQIQGNYQSITATSGTSPSPIVLTSRSNAEILLSTARVKILNNNNREHDCRILLDFGSRSNFITDRLAKKLNLPQQHLNLRAASGLGQKTSSIKYQVSATLKSITGDFTCQANFLAISRITGNLPSRQFDPRGVAIPGHIKLADPEFYKPAEIDLLLGEYLFYKLTRVGRIRLPNDTAILQTTKFGCVISGDVGEYRYKDYQKTHCHVSNLNNDIAKFWEIEEGSIKHRWSNTEQASEKHFLETVPRTSSGRYVVKLPFNNMKSNLGESY from the exons ATGTCTATCGATGTTAGGTCTTTGATTAAGAAACGCAGTCTAGTAAAGGCACATATTACGCGGATATTCAATTACATAAAACAGTCCGAATCACTAGAAAAATATGTCTTAGAAGTAAGAAAACAAAAATTAggagaacactatagcttcttCGTCAAGATACAGTCACATATTGATGAACAGAATGATAATGTAGACGAAGATTTAGCGCAGATAGAAATTGAAAATTTATATTACGATTgcgcttattttataaataaatatttctacgAAGCAGAGTCAATTGCTAGGGTACCTAACCCTATGATTAGCACTAGCCCTTCAATAACAACCGCGAATACAATTTTTCCTAAAATTCATATTCGTCCCTTTAAAGGTGACTTTGCGGAATGGCACAATTTTTTTGATACATTTGAATCTCTAGTACACGAAAATGATTCCATACCCATTACGCATAAATTCCATTTCTTAAAATCATATTTGACCGGAAATGCG AAACGTTATAATCGACCGAGGAAAATAGTTCAATGTcacataagaactctttttgaATTGCCGGATACAGTAAAAAATTCTCTGACCTCTCTTCGCGCATTTGTCGAAAGGGCCGAAATGCACATCAATGCTTTGAAGGCCCTCAAACAAACAGTCGAGTGGCATGAAATGTTAATCTACATTATCACGtcgaaattagataagattatgCGCACGAAATGGGAACGGTCTATTGATGAGGATAAAAGTCCCACATACGAGGAGATAATAGTCTTCTTGCATAAATTCTCGCGTGATGCTGAACCGGGCAATTTGTTTTCGGCTGACCACTTGGAAGTAAAGAATAAAGGCACACTTGCAGATAGATCAGGGCATTCGAAACCTCGTAATCAGTCGCATAATTTAGTAACGACTCAATCTATACCTCAATGCGTAGTATGCTATCAAGGACATTATATTCAACAATGCCCAACGTTTTTGAGCAAATCACCTAAAGATCGATTTAAATGTGCGCGTACTAACAAATTGTGTGTGAATTGCTTAAGGAATACTCATACGACCGAGGCATGTTCCGCAATTAATTGTCGGCAATGTAACAGGCGGCATCACACAGTATTACATTTCCATACAGTTAACGATTCTGATCAAATTCAAGGTAATTATCAATCGATTACTGCAACTTCCGGTACTAGTCCCTCACCGATTGTTTTAACGTCCAGGAGCAATGCCGAAATATTATTATCAACGGCACGTGttaaaattttaaataacaataataggGAGCACGATTGTCGTATCTTACTTGATTTCGGATCACGGTCAAACTTCATAACTGATAGATTAGCTAAAAAATTAAATCTACCTCAACAACATCTCAATTTACGGGCTGCTTCAGGTTTAGGACAAAAAACCAGTAGTATTAAATACCAAGTATCGGCTACACTTAAATCGATTACCGGAGATTTTACCTGTCAAGCTAACTTCTTAGCAATTTCCAGGATAACGGGAAATTTACCCTCACGTCAATTCGACCCAAGGGGAGTTGCAATCCCAGGGCATATCAAACTAGCCGATCCAGAATTTTACAAACCGGCAGAAATAGATCTACTATTAggagaatatttattttataaattgacAAGAGTAGGTCGCATTAGATTACCCAACGATACTGCCATATTACAAACAACCAAGTTTGGATGCGTAATATCAGGAGATGTGGGCgagtacagatacaaagattacCAAAAAACACATTGTCATGTATCGAATTTAAATAATGATATCGCGAAATTTTGGGAGATAGAGGAAGGTTCTATTAAACACCGCTGGTCTAATACAGAACAGGCGTCCGAAAAGCATTTTCTAGAAACCGTTCCACGCACATCATCTGGCCGATATGTAGTCAAACTTCCATTCAACAACATGAAATCAAACTTAGGAGAATCGTACTGA
- the LOC143432170 gene encoding uncharacterized protein LOC143432170, translating into MREESSVTSKISVVFDGSAKTSTGISLNDTLIVGPTLQDDLFSIITHFRSYTYVLNVDIEKMYRQVLIDPEDSKYQKIVWRLNPSESLRSYALNTVTYGTASAPYLAVRCLWKLAEDDGKR; encoded by the exons ATGCGTGAA GAGTCAAGTGTAACTTCCAAAATCAGCGTAGTATTTGATGGTTCTGCTAAAACATCCACGGGCATCTCATTAAACGATACCTTGATAGTCGGTCCTACCTTACAGGATGATTTATTTTCTATTATTACTCATTTTCGGTCGTATACATATGTTCTAAATGTCGATATAGAAAAAATGTATAGGCAAGTGCTTATAGATCCCGAAGATAGTAAATATCAGAAGATAGTATGGCGCCTTAACCCGTCCGAATCTTTGAGATCATACGCATTAAATACCGTAACTTATGGTACAGCCTCAGCTCCGTACTTAGCAGTACGGTGTCTCTGGAAACTAGCTGAAGACGATGGTAAACGATAA